The bacterium genome has a window encoding:
- a CDS encoding FAD-dependent oxidoreductase has product MSLKIVVIGGVAGGATAAAKARRVNEHAEITVFERGEYLSFANCGLPYYIAGEIKDREKLLLMTPQKFWDKYRIKALIRHEVLSVDRVAKKVKVKTPDGSIIDEVYDKLIMSQGAMPIVPPFKGLPAEHVFVLRDVPDMDKIDLFIKTQNPKTAAVIGGGFIGLEMAEALMHRGLKVTVIEKAPHILPLLDDDMARELVRDMEQDYANTLTILNAIGASEMGKDFVVLENGQKVNADMVLLSVGVKPEVALAREAGLEIGVTGGVKANGRLQSSDPDIYVVGDAAETTHLITGARLRIPLAGPANRQGRIAGANAAGAHLTYPGALGTSIVRLLNKTIGYVGLNSKQAKDAGFTFFTSTTRDPSHASYYPGATTVITKLLVEEGSGRILGAQVMGENGVDKRVDVLATAIYGKMTVHDLESLDLAYAPPFGSANDPINIASFVAGHEVKGDVRTIETFSEADFLVDVRNPDEIQKFGKLGNSVNIPVSQLRDRLHEIPKDKKIVVYCQKGQRGYLAYQILNQNGFQVANLKGGFLQARNTN; this is encoded by the coding sequence ATGTCGCTTAAAATAGTTGTTATTGGTGGTGTGGCCGGTGGAGCCACAGCGGCCGCAAAAGCGCGCCGGGTTAATGAACATGCGGAGATTACCGTTTTTGAACGGGGTGAGTATCTCTCTTTTGCTAATTGTGGTCTTCCTTATTACATAGCCGGCGAAATTAAAGATCGTGAAAAACTGCTTTTAATGACTCCGCAAAAATTTTGGGATAAATATCGTATAAAAGCCCTTATTCGGCATGAGGTTCTAAGTGTTGATCGTGTAGCTAAAAAAGTAAAAGTAAAAACCCCCGATGGGTCTATTATCGACGAGGTATACGATAAACTTATTATGAGCCAGGGCGCCATGCCGATTGTGCCTCCTTTTAAAGGTTTACCCGCCGAACATGTGTTTGTTTTGCGTGATGTGCCCGACATGGACAAGATAGATTTATTTATTAAAACCCAAAATCCAAAAACGGCGGCTGTTATTGGCGGTGGGTTTATTGGTTTAGAAATGGCCGAGGCCTTAATGCACCGTGGTTTAAAGGTGACGGTTATTGAAAAGGCCCCGCATATTTTGCCTCTATTAGATGACGATATGGCACGTGAGCTGGTGCGAGATATGGAGCAGGATTATGCAAACACACTCACCATTTTAAATGCCATAGGCGCTAGCGAAATGGGAAAAGATTTTGTTGTTTTGGAAAACGGACAAAAGGTAAATGCGGATATGGTACTCTTATCGGTAGGAGTAAAACCCGAAGTGGCGCTTGCTCGCGAGGCCGGTTTGGAAATTGGTGTGACGGGAGGAGTGAAGGCTAATGGACGTTTACAATCATCCGATCCCGATATTTATGTGGTGGGTGATGCCGCCGAAACAACACATCTTATTACTGGCGCACGTTTACGTATTCCGCTGGCTGGCCCGGCTAATCGTCAGGGGCGGATTGCGGGAGCTAATGCTGCGGGAGCCCATCTTACCTATCCGGGCGCTTTAGGCACATCTATTGTGCGTCTTCTTAATAAAACAATTGGATATGTGGGGCTAAATAGCAAACAGGCCAAAGATGCTGGTTTTACCTTTTTTACCTCAACAACGCGCGATCCTTCTCATGCCTCCTATTATCCCGGTGCTACAACTGTAATTACCAAACTTTTAGTGGAGGAAGGTAGCGGCCGCATTTTAGGTGCACAAGTAATGGGAGAAAATGGGGTAGATAAACGCGTGGATGTTTTAGCCACGGCAATCTACGGTAAAATGACCGTGCACGATTTGGAATCACTCGATTTAGCTTATGCTCCACCGTTTGGATCGGCCAACGATCCCATCAATATTGCTTCATTTGTAGCGGGGCACGAAGTGAAGGGTGATGTACGGACGATCGAAACTTTTTCAGAAGCAGATTTTTTGGTGGATGTGCGTAATCCCGATGAAATACAAAAATTTGGGAAATTGGGTAATTCAGTTAATATTCCAGTTTCCCAGTTACGCGATCGCTTACATGAAATTCCAAAAGATAAAAAAATAGTGGTGTATTGCCAAAAAGGCCAGCGTGGATATCTGGCCTATCAAATACTTAATCAAAACGGTTTTCAGGTGGCTAATTTAAAAGGTGGCTTTCTGCAGGCCAGAAATACAAATTAA
- a CDS encoding metalloregulator ArsR/SmtB family transcription factor: MAKLDKLNDQELSNIAVMMKALSDPTRLKIMQYLHDGEKSVGDIVAEVGTAQANISRHLSILSRAHLLSSRRDKTTVYYRMIGPFVLQLCSHICEGYKNSIAKKFGA; the protein is encoded by the coding sequence ATGGCCAAGCTTGATAAATTAAATGATCAGGAATTATCAAACATTGCCGTGATGATGAAGGCTTTATCCGATCCTACACGTTTAAAAATTATGCAGTATCTGCATGATGGCGAAAAAAGTGTGGGCGATATTGTGGCCGAGGTAGGAACAGCCCAAGCTAATATTTCGCGTCATCTTTCCATTTTAAGCCGGGCCCACTTGCTCAGTAGTCGCCGCGACAAAACAACAGTGTATTATCGGATGATAGGACCCTTTGTATTGCAGCTGTGTAGCCATATTTGCGAAGGATATAAAAATTCAATTGCCAAAAAATTTGGTGCTTAA
- a CDS encoding rhodanese-like domain-containing protein — translation MTSILPKQLSELLDKESCCVVDVREPDEFNAAHIKGSHNVPLSQIETGKVVLPVAQKLYLVCQSGVRSERARQVLMARGNQNLICIEGGIKACKNAGLVTGSLKTLPLMRQVQLVAGFLVVLGIILSKTVHPYFLGLSLFVGCGLMFSGISGFCGMAVLLSKLPFNKFPACEVKNGQA, via the coding sequence ATGACAAGTATCTTGCCAAAACAATTAAGCGAGCTTTTAGATAAAGAATCATGTTGTGTGGTGGATGTGCGCGAACCCGATGAATTTAATGCGGCGCATATCAAGGGCTCTCATAATGTTCCGCTATCTCAAATAGAAACGGGTAAAGTAGTTCTTCCTGTTGCGCAAAAACTCTATTTAGTGTGCCAAAGCGGCGTTCGCAGCGAGCGGGCTCGTCAAGTGCTGATGGCACGCGGGAATCAAAATCTCATCTGTATAGAAGGCGGCATCAAAGCCTGTAAAAATGCAGGGCTTGTAACAGGATCACTTAAAACGCTCCCACTTATGAGGCAGGTTCAATTGGTTGCCGGGTTTTTAGTGGTACTGGGCATTATTCTTTCAAAAACAGTGCACCCCTATTTTTTAGGCCTAAGTCTTTTTGTAGGTTGTGGTTTAATGTTTTCTGGCATTAGCGGATTTTGTGGCATGGCTGTACTTCTCTCCAAACTTCCATTTAATAAATTCCCTGCGTGCGAGGTAAAAAATGGCCAAGCTTGA
- a CDS encoding ABC transporter permease, giving the protein MNDISYTSMALSYSLILLFALFLYLRRINLTLPIILSSLQGIVQLTAAGFVVLWLFKVDHVWAVSGILFIMCGAATFLTARRWKKYKRMGVLIALVIYLVPPSILIILCLFKVIAWKAQYIIPIGGILIGQVMNNCSFFIERVTFEIEQSKSLIEANLSLGISAKEVIIPLTNRAIKICSMPMVDTLKTLGIIYLPGAMAGLVMAGVNPLVAVKYQLVIIFMLTFAFGFSSISLALGIHKVLFNSKHQLVI; this is encoded by the coding sequence ATGAACGACATTAGCTATACCTCGATGGCATTATCCTATTCTCTTATTTTACTCTTTGCCCTTTTTCTTTATTTACGTCGCATTAATCTCACTCTCCCCATCATTTTAAGCTCGCTCCAGGGTATTGTACAATTAACGGCGGCGGGTTTTGTGGTGTTGTGGTTGTTTAAAGTTGATCATGTATGGGCTGTAAGCGGTATATTATTTATCATGTGTGGAGCCGCCACTTTTTTAACAGCGCGACGCTGGAAAAAATATAAAAGAATGGGTGTGCTTATTGCGCTGGTTATTTATTTAGTGCCGCCGTCTATCCTCATTATTTTGTGTTTATTTAAGGTAATTGCCTGGAAGGCACAGTATATTATTCCTATTGGCGGTATTTTAATTGGGCAGGTGATGAACAATTGTTCTTTTTTTATTGAGCGGGTTACGTTTGAAATAGAACAATCTAAAAGTTTAATTGAAGCCAATTTATCTTTGGGAATTTCGGCCAAAGAAGTGATTATTCCGTTAACTAACCGGGCTATCAAAATTTGTTCCATGCCCATGGTAGATACGCTTAAAACTTTGGGTATTATTTATTTGCCGGGAGCCATGGCGGGGCTTGTGATGGCGGGTGTAAATCCATTAGTAGCTGTAAAATACCAACTGGTAATAATTTTTATGCTCACGTTTGCGTTTGGATTTTCATCCATTTCGCTGGCGTTGGGAATCCACAAAGTGTTGTTTAACAGCAAACATCAATTAGTTATCTGA
- a CDS encoding ATP-binding cassette domain-containing protein: MNPLFTLKNIRLSFSDTSIFSDFNFIIPDEKINVVMGSSGSGKSTLLRLLNRLIDPQDGQIFYKERSIAEIPVLELRHKVALMPQLKALPEETVNTFVLYGPTQHKKKIEESRLEALMQDVLLDPSILNKQIRDLSTGELQRVNLVRVILNDPEILLLDEPTANLDLDTTRKIESVLLDLIHKLNVRVVWVTHDAAQAQRLGVNPLFLKKGGI, translated from the coding sequence ATGAACCCTCTATTTACATTAAAAAATATTAGGCTTTCATTTTCAGACACCTCAATTTTTTCGGATTTTAATTTTATTATTCCAGACGAAAAAATAAATGTTGTTATGGGGAGCTCCGGATCTGGAAAAAGCACACTGTTGCGTTTATTAAACCGTCTTATTGACCCTCAGGACGGCCAGATATTTTATAAAGAAAGATCTATTGCCGAAATTCCCGTTTTAGAACTTCGTCATAAAGTGGCGTTGATGCCGCAACTAAAAGCGTTGCCAGAAGAAACTGTGAATACTTTTGTTCTTTACGGACCCACTCAGCATAAAAAGAAAATTGAAGAAAGCAGATTAGAAGCGCTCATGCAGGACGTTCTTTTAGACCCTTCTATTTTAAATAAACAAATACGTGATTTATCTACCGGTGAATTGCAGCGTGTTAACTTAGTGCGCGTTATATTAAACGATCCCGAAATTCTTCTTTTAGATGAACCCACCGCCAATTTAGATTTGGATACCACTCGCAAGATTGAATCGGTACTATTAGATTTGATTCATAAATTGAATGTCCGTGTAGTGTGGGTTACGCACGATGCCGCACAAGCCCAGCGTTTGGGTGTAAATCCGCTTTTTCTAAAAAAGGGAGGAATATGA
- a CDS encoding sensor histidine kinase, with product MKSVFFKLTLIFLLSAIIPVIVFHTISISRIGQVSKEQVMQANLEVARATTRDVSNYFDNSFDILQNLSRELEQFSYTQDEYDHLLKMAFANYPYFQYLMITDLDGNVLEQSQFEKPPAVDLREKTPQLLKGQMAISDVYIAQNPPPVRPAISVYLPIKKEGKVQKVLVAELNLIYAWHLVHQMKIGKTGEAFLVDAKGNIFASSNMSVLFELKPYPGFSDFIHGSQSFIQTLNSNRYLVSLMPLDLPFGGILLVREPTEEAFQLANHLSIQMLVLTILVIALMLVVGYWSVKKMVVSPVKTLTLGLEEIAHGNWEHRIRLDTHDEFSDMGGHYNEMAQQLSFQAGQIRKQERLSLIGKIAGGLVHDLKHPITNIRNWAKLMPTKAGDPKFVTDFSNVVTREFNNVDLFFSNLKDLTSEMPFNRSDINIGKLLADLKSRFELQAVDKKIELIFDADNEHVVKADYFLLVRVLSNLMTNALQALPNGGIIKLNVNSDFGKTLFEVNDNGIGIPADKLETLFDDFTTTKRKGLGLGLAISKKIIELHGGVISVVSEQGKGTTFSFWIPENK from the coding sequence ATGAAATCAGTTTTTTTTAAATTAACCCTCATTTTTTTATTATCGGCTATTATACCCGTAATAGTTTTTCATACTATTTCCATCAGTCGTATAGGTCAGGTTAGTAAAGAACAAGTGATGCAGGCCAATTTGGAAGTGGCCCGTGCCACTACTCGAGATGTATCCAATTATTTTGATAATAGCTTTGATATTTTACAAAATCTCTCCCGCGAGTTGGAACAATTTAGCTACACCCAAGACGAATACGACCATTTGTTAAAAATGGCCTTTGCCAACTATCCCTATTTTCAATATTTGATGATTACCGATTTAGACGGAAATGTTTTAGAGCAAAGTCAGTTTGAAAAACCACCTGCTGTTGATTTAAGAGAGAAAACCCCACAATTGCTGAAGGGGCAAATGGCCATTAGCGATGTGTACATTGCACAAAATCCGCCACCGGTTAGGCCTGCTATTAGCGTCTATTTGCCCATAAAAAAGGAAGGCAAAGTACAAAAAGTTTTAGTGGCCGAACTTAATCTAATTTATGCCTGGCATCTGGTGCACCAGATGAAAATTGGAAAAACAGGTGAGGCTTTTTTAGTGGATGCCAAGGGTAATATTTTTGCCTCGTCCAACATGTCGGTTTTATTTGAGCTTAAACCTTATCCGGGCTTTAGTGATTTTATTCATGGGTCTCAAAGTTTTATTCAAACACTTAACTCAAATCGTTATTTAGTGTCGTTAATGCCTCTTGATTTGCCCTTTGGTGGTATTTTGCTGGTACGCGAACCCACAGAAGAAGCTTTTCAATTAGCCAATCATCTTTCCATTCAAATGTTGGTACTCACTATACTGGTAATTGCTCTTATGCTTGTTGTTGGTTATTGGAGTGTTAAAAAAATGGTGGTGTCTCCAGTTAAAACACTGACGCTGGGTTTGGAAGAAATTGCGCACGGTAATTGGGAGCATCGCATTAGACTAGATACCCACGATGAATTTTCGGATATGGGAGGCCATTATAATGAGATGGCCCAGCAATTGTCCTTTCAGGCCGGTCAAATTCGCAAGCAAGAACGTCTATCGCTCATTGGTAAAATTGCGGGTGGGCTTGTGCACGATTTAAAACACCCCATTACCAATATTCGCAATTGGGCCAAGCTAATGCCTACAAAGGCTGGTGATCCAAAATTTGTTACGGATTTTTCTAATGTAGTGACGCGCGAGTTTAATAACGTGGATCTTTTTTTTAGTAATTTAAAGGATTTAACTTCTGAAATGCCGTTTAACCGCAGCGATATTAATATTGGAAAATTATTGGCTGATCTTAAAAGTCGTTTTGAGTTACAGGCCGTCGATAAAAAAATTGAACTTATTTTTGATGCCGACAACGAGCATGTTGTGAAAGCCGATTATTTTTTACTGGTGCGTGTACTGTCTAATCTTATGACCAATGCGCTGCAAGCCTTGCCAAATGGCGGAATTATTAAACTAAATGTTAATAGTGATTTTGGTAAAACATTATTTGAGGTGAATGATAACGGTATTGGTATTCCTGCCGATAAACTGGAAACTCTATTTGACGATTTTACCACCACCAAACGCAAGGGATTGGGATTAGGCTTGGCTATTTCCAAAAAAATTATCGAATTACATGGAGGCGTTATAAGTGTTGTAAGCGAACAAGGAAAAGGAACTACTTTTAGTTTTTGGATACCGGAGAATAAATGA
- a CDS encoding ABC transporter substrate-binding protein → MTKTTFYFLILGLLIASACNTHSKHPQHGDELHIGIDMLVFDPAANIYLDPLGGQGLVSDMVYSTLFEMTGSNMLVPDLALSYTTNADKTVWRIHLRENAFFQDGTRLRPDDVCYSFQYNKDHEKSSYHNLLINLDKIEVVGENEVEFTFKRYDAFFSYALELIPITKKGQWDKGEKPTMNGTGAFGVLDYNANQGILTLVPNKHYYKKGPYLNKVLIYFLPTYMEGLAMLTREDLDFLYLADPTYEKLFQDNNTYRVLFQKKPLHYVIDLNVDNPQLSSQASRQSMARLLHEASIINQIGETKTSASQEVTINNDISVSTLPSVLNVITIKEHEFSDFILYQLIQSFYAQGIKLTIHPFVFNDFVKAVHEKKYDLALYPADFLFDDLYVYEYANENQKTLLTVEEKKQVVDDIRYEFLPQKREEAFLETQKLLQRAPTYFSLLERHIPMIIHKRFRGYDPNFDEFFYEIQKIWVPREEQKYK, encoded by the coding sequence ATGACGAAAACCACATTTTACTTTCTTATCCTTGGTCTACTTATTGCATCGGCATGTAATACCCATTCAAAACATCCACAGCACGGAGACGAACTGCATATTGGTATCGATATGCTCGTATTTGATCCTGCAGCTAATATTTATCTTGATCCACTTGGAGGGCAGGGTTTGGTTAGCGACATGGTATATTCTACACTTTTTGAAATGACCGGCAGCAATATGCTTGTTCCCGATTTGGCATTATCGTACACCACTAATGCTGATAAAACCGTTTGGCGTATCCATTTGCGTGAAAATGCTTTTTTTCAGGATGGCACCAGGTTAAGGCCGGATGATGTATGTTATTCTTTTCAATACAATAAAGATCACGAAAAAAGTTCATATCACAATTTGCTTATAAATTTAGATAAAATAGAAGTTGTAGGAGAAAACGAAGTAGAATTTACTTTTAAGCGCTATGATGCTTTTTTTAGTTATGCTTTAGAATTGATTCCAATTACTAAAAAAGGTCAATGGGATAAGGGTGAGAAGCCTACAATGAATGGAACAGGGGCTTTTGGTGTATTAGATTACAATGCAAACCAAGGTATTTTAACACTTGTTCCTAATAAACATTATTATAAAAAAGGACCTTATTTAAATAAGGTATTAATTTATTTTTTGCCTACATACATGGAAGGTTTGGCCATGCTCACTCGTGAAGATCTCGATTTCTTGTATTTGGCCGATCCCACTTACGAAAAACTGTTTCAAGACAACAATACATATCGTGTTCTTTTTCAAAAGAAACCCCTTCATTATGTAATAGACCTAAATGTTGATAATCCACAATTGAGTTCTCAAGCGAGTCGCCAGAGTATGGCGCGTCTTTTACATGAAGCTTCAATTATTAACCAAATAGGTGAAACAAAAACTTCTGCTTCCCAAGAAGTAACTATTAATAATGACATATCTGTTTCTACACTTCCTTCTGTCTTAAATGTAATTACTATTAAAGAGCATGAATTTAGTGATTTTATTTTATACCAACTTATTCAGTCCTTTTATGCACAAGGTATTAAGCTTACTATTCATCCTTTTGTTTTTAACGATTTTGTAAAAGCGGTGCATGAAAAAAAATATGACCTTGCCCTTTATCCTGCCGATTTTTTATTTGATGACCTGTATGTTTACGAGTATGCAAACGAAAATCAAAAAACACTTTTAACAGTTGAAGAAAAAAAACAGGTTGTGGATGATATTCGTTATGAGTTTTTACCACAAAAACGCGAAGAAGCTTTTTTAGAAACCCAAAAATTGCTGCAGCGGGCCCCCACTTATTTTAGTTTGTTGGAACGGCATATTCCCATGATTATCCATAAACGGTTTAGGGGGTATGACCCCAATTTTGATGAATTCTTTTATGAAATTCAAAAAATTTGGGTACCTCGTGAGGAGCAAAAGTATAAATGA
- a CDS encoding radical SAM protein → MQWSKFNVIAEKAHEKRCLVYNTFSDSQVLCDDKNILHTFKNKIKNKTPLTDAEEKLCETFVECGFLVDDNTNEKQDFLNWFDEKVRNNYEELSYLLLTSRTCNLRCPYCFEKDVLAKGLNMSMETARQFVEFNNERVLKYKSKKVAITFFGGEPLMNVPVLEYIATETQRFCLKQNTEFEFGIVTNGVMLKREKVKEWIKLGLKWIKITLDGDKHDHDKLRVTQSGKGTFDKIWANLSDLAGIIPFYIGGNFNSQNENSLKQLVDRLNDSPFRNNIFSAEFKPIQAYEQKTEAPVRTDFTGPAFDAHHVEVMMRTRNYIQSKNLPSNDQIGIGPCELHRKSFFGVDMTGKLYKCSAMVGKEQFASGDIWQGADIKKVDERMGTGITPWKDCGDCAFIPVCAGGCKAVGFERYQDFSIGSCDKLYFKQMVQEMFERNLNETIGYEDGLDVTRANLETKTVFNQETSDDYSGDIGMFSV, encoded by the coding sequence ATGCAGTGGTCGAAATTCAATGTTATTGCCGAGAAGGCTCATGAAAAACGTTGTCTTGTATATAATACATTTTCCGATTCGCAAGTATTATGTGACGACAAAAATATTCTTCACACATTTAAAAATAAAATAAAAAATAAAACTCCACTAACAGATGCCGAAGAAAAACTATGCGAAACGTTTGTTGAATGCGGTTTTTTGGTTGATGACAATACCAATGAAAAACAAGATTTTTTAAATTGGTTTGATGAAAAAGTACGCAACAATTACGAAGAGCTTTCTTACCTTCTTTTAACCTCACGTACCTGCAATTTGCGCTGTCCTTACTGCTTTGAAAAAGATGTTTTGGCCAAGGGGCTTAATATGAGCATGGAAACGGCGCGCCAGTTTGTAGAATTCAATAATGAAAGAGTTTTGAAATATAAATCCAAAAAAGTTGCCATTACCTTTTTTGGTGGTGAACCCTTAATGAACGTTCCTGTTCTTGAATATATTGCTACAGAAACGCAGCGTTTCTGTCTTAAACAAAATACGGAGTTTGAATTTGGAATAGTAACCAATGGCGTGATGCTAAAACGGGAGAAAGTGAAAGAATGGATTAAACTAGGACTTAAATGGATTAAAATTACACTCGATGGTGATAAGCACGACCACGATAAATTGCGTGTAACCCAAAGTGGTAAAGGAACCTTTGATAAAATTTGGGCTAATTTATCGGATCTGGCCGGTATCATTCCCTTTTATATTGGTGGCAATTTTAATTCACAAAACGAAAATAGTTTAAAGCAGCTGGTGGATCGTTTAAACGATTCTCCGTTTAGAAATAATATTTTTAGTGCCGAATTTAAGCCTATTCAGGCGTACGAACAAAAAACAGAAGCGCCTGTGCGTACCGATTTTACAGGACCTGCTTTTGATGCTCATCACGTAGAGGTGATGATGCGTACCCGCAATTATATTCAATCCAAAAACTTACCGTCAAACGACCAAATTGGTATTGGGCCGTGCGAACTGCACCGTAAAAGTTTTTTTGGAGTGGATATGACCGGGAAACTTTACAAATGCTCGGCCATGGTGGGCAAAGAACAATTTGCCTCGGGCGATATATGGCAGGGCGCTGATATTAAAAAGGTGGATGAACGCATGGGTACAGGTATTACGCCGTGGAAAGACTGTGGTGATTGCGCGTTTATTCCTGTTTGTGCTGGTGGTTGCAAGGCTGTGGGTTTTGAGCGCTACCAGGATTTTAGCATAGGTTCGTGTGACAAACTTTATTTTAAGCAAATGGTGCAGGAAATGTTTGAACGCAATTTAAATGAGACCATTGGCTATGAAGATGGGCTGGATGTAACACGCGCCAATCTTGAAACTAAAACTGTTTTTAATCAAGAGACTTCTGATGATTATAGCGGGGACATCGGAATGTTCTCAGTTTAA
- a CDS encoding TonB-dependent receptor, whose protein sequence is MHSKLSIFISLFLLLSSTAFASPTIEISVIANKTEENNSKIPHTVDVISHKKLALQKNATISDMLHQISGLYVAEKGLSGDDLDIRMRGSDRDEVLVLFDGVPIEGNGEARSFFLNMMPVEFIDRVEIIKGAQSVLYGSNAVGGIINIISRNGSKQEPHYFANFAYTTDNSFREALGTSLGNEKTAFNMGVMRDDSKILNHFNDQSDTTGLHLNLNHQVSPGFKVTWGLDTFFGRQNLAYDQINAFGATVNSYVVPDDDIKRKIGWFQSYIKLEAQITERFKSALQIAGNYLTETLANTNAGDSPVDENGLPLDASSQYYLGHSYRIYTDFLNQYRLFKSSNIKDDVQVGISVIHDHLDFINNSYPGDIGAGLPSTDSYPSPGEKSGRENYSFYFQNLFYWNNFTLTTGARIDHNTTFGSEWSPRVAASYEFKKTSTTIRASYSEGFHAPTIAEFFDATIGSTVTALSLKRHQETTQSYEAGIEQNLFDNKLKLRGTYFYISYNKLLDILEAINSANSWGIENDVSTSLVPKTKLGINYTFNHTHNDDTGKELTMRPHHMLNTYVEMEPIANFTIRPELQYVSRRKNPETISLTIGDFPVQFFNSKGETSTYTSSHTALNLLLNYKWINPTKNLKAVNLYAKGTNLFNSRYDNNYGYPVNGFRVTFGSNFEF, encoded by the coding sequence ATGCATAGTAAATTATCTATTTTTATTTCTTTGTTTTTACTTTTGTCTTCTACCGCTTTTGCATCGCCTACTATCGAAATTTCGGTAATTGCCAACAAAACAGAGGAAAACAATTCAAAAATACCTCATACGGTAGATGTCATTTCTCATAAAAAATTGGCTCTGCAAAAGAATGCTACCATCAGCGATATGCTGCATCAAATTTCGGGTCTTTATGTGGCTGAAAAGGGTTTAAGCGGCGACGATTTAGATATCCGTATGCGTGGCTCCGATCGCGATGAAGTGTTGGTTCTTTTTGACGGCGTTCCAATTGAGGGCAATGGAGAAGCCAGATCGTTTTTTCTTAACATGATGCCCGTTGAATTTATTGACCGTGTAGAAATTATTAAAGGCGCACAAAGTGTTTTATATGGCTCCAATGCTGTTGGTGGAATCATCAATATTATTAGCCGAAACGGCTCAAAGCAAGAACCCCATTATTTTGCCAATTTTGCTTACACTACTGATAATTCTTTTCGAGAGGCTTTGGGTACAAGCTTGGGCAATGAAAAAACAGCTTTTAACATGGGGGTTATGAGGGACGACTCTAAAATATTAAATCACTTTAACGATCAATCCGACACCACGGGGTTACACCTTAATCTCAATCATCAGGTTTCCCCCGGTTTTAAAGTAACATGGGGATTAGATACATTTTTTGGCCGACAAAATTTAGCCTACGATCAAATTAATGCGTTTGGAGCCACCGTTAATTCGTATGTAGTGCCTGATGACGATATTAAAAGAAAAATAGGCTGGTTTCAGTCTTACATCAAGCTAGAGGCACAAATTACCGAGCGTTTTAAATCGGCCCTTCAAATTGCCGGCAACTATTTAACCGAGACACTGGCTAATACTAATGCGGGTGATAGCCCCGTGGATGAAAATGGTTTGCCACTGGATGCCAGCTCGCAATATTATTTGGGTCATTCTTACCGCATTTATACCGATTTTTTAAATCAGTACCGTCTTTTTAAAAGCTCTAACATTAAAGATGATGTACAAGTAGGCATCAGTGTCATTCACGATCATTTAGATTTTATTAATAATTCATATCCGGGAGACATAGGCGCTGGCCTCCCCTCTACCGATAGTTATCCCAGCCCTGGTGAAAAATCGGGACGAGAAAATTATTCGTTTTATTTTCAAAATCTTTTTTACTGGAATAATTTTACGCTTACTACAGGTGCCAGAATAGATCATAATACCACCTTTGGCAGCGAATGGTCTCCGCGTGTTGCGGCATCGTATGAGTTCAAAAAAACATCCACCACTATAAGAGCCAGTTACTCAGAAGGATTTCATGCTCCTACCATTGCCGAATTTTTTGATGCCACCATTGGTAGCACAGTAACGGCATTGTCTTTAAAGCGCCATCAAGAAACCACACAAAGCTATGAGGCCGGTATTGAACAAAACTTGTTCGATAATAAATTAAAACTACGCGGCACTTATTTTTACATCAGCTACAACAAGCTGCTGGATATCTTAGAAGCGATCAATAGTGCTAACTCGTGGGGTATTGAAAATGATGTTTCTACATCGCTTGTTCCCAAAACCAAATTAGGAATCAACTACACATTTAACCATACCCATAATGACGATACGGGCAAAGAACTTACCATGCGCCCACATCATATGCTTAATACTTATGTGGAAATGGAGCCTATTGCCAATTTTACAATTAGGCCAGAACTTCAATATGTTTCTAGAAGAAAAAATCCTGAAACCATCAGCCTTACTATAGGAGATTTTCCAGTACAGTTTTTTAATTCAAAGGGTGAAACGAGTACCTATACCAGCAGTCATACCGCTCTCAATCTACTGCTCAATTATAAATGGATAAATCCTACTAAAAATTTAAAGGCTGTTAATCTGTATGCAAAAGGAACTAACTTATTCAATAGTCGGTACGATAATAATTATGGTTATCCTGTAAACGGTTTTAGAGTTACTTTTGGTAGCAATTTTGAATTTTAA